A region of the Desulfobaccales bacterium genome:
CAGGTCCGGGTCCTGGGCTGAAAAGGGCAGGGGGGCCAGTTCCACCTCCAGGGCAATGGCCTTACCCACCCGCACGAACTCCTGGTGGAACCGGGACGCCTTGCCGCCCGACAGGATGACGGCCAACAGGTTCAAGGGGTAGAGATCGGGATGGTCGATGCCCACGATATGAAACCCGGCGAGCAAGGCCTCCACCTGGGAGACTTTTTTGACGACGGCCCGGCGCTCGCCGCGCTGGGGCGGCTCCACGACCTGCGGCTCCGGGGCCGCAGGCGGCGCGGGAATCTGGCCGAAGTATTTCTCTACCAGGTCTAAGGCCCGAGCTGGCTCCACGTTTCCGGCGATGACTATGGTGATTTTGGCCGGGTGGTAGTGACTGCGGTAGTAGGCCAGGCAATCGTCCAGGGTCATGCGGTGCAGGTCCTGGTTCCAACCCACCACCGGCCAGTTATACGGATGCTGGGTATAGGCGGTGGCGCACAACTGCTCTTCCACCAGTCCAAAGGGGCTGTCCACTGAGCGCAGCTTCCGTTCGCTGATGACCACCTGACGCTCCGGCTGGAAGGTGTCGTCGTCCAATTTCAGGTGCAGCAGACGGTCGGCTTCCAATTCCAGGCCCAATTCCAGGTGCTCGGCGGGCAGATTTTCAAAATACGAAGTGTGATCCCGGGTGGTGAAGGCGTTGATCTCGCCGCCCTTGGCCTGGAGGAGTCGGGAGAACTCCTCAGGCCCCAGGGTTTCGGTGCCCCGGAACATCAAGTGCTCGAAGAGGTGGGAAATGCCGGTGATGCCCGGAAGCTCGTACCGGGAGCCCACCTTATAGTGAATCTGCAGGGAGACGATGGGCAGCCGGTGATCGGGAAGCACGAACAGGGTGAGGCCGTTGCCCAGGGTAAAGTGCTCCATGGTGATCTCGGGCTGCCATGCAGCGGGATCGAAATTCCGGGATGGGGTCATATAATTCCTCCAGCCTTATTTCACCACAAAGGCTCCAAGATGGATAGTAATCAGTGGTCAGTGATCAGTGGCCAGTAAAAAAATCCACCTCTCATTCCCAAACTTAGCTTGGGACTGTGAGAAAACAGGTTACTATTGAGATAATCTGTTTTTTATAAACCAATTTTTATAAACCAAGAGACCAGCAACCAAAAGGCGATTCCGATCCAAACACCCACTGACCACTGACCACTGACCACTGATCACTGATCACTGAACACTACTTTTCCCAGGATACCCGCTCCATTTCCGCAGCAAGGTCTCATCCACTTCCACGTTGATAGGGATCTTCTCCACAATCGGAATGGTCTGGGGCTTCTCCCCCGCCAGGACCCGTCGGGCCATGTCGCCTATGTCTTCCCCCAGGCGGTGGTAATCCACGGCCACCCACAGCGCCGCGCCCTGGTGCGATCCTTCAGGGAGGCTGCTCACCACCCGGACTTTCATCTGCCGGCCCCAGTCCAAGATCAGGGGAGCGTAGCGCTTGGCGCTGGCCGCGGGCGGCAGGTAGATCACCCGGGCCCCCCGTTTTATCAGCTGCGTCAGCCCCGGGCCGTCGGTGGCAGCAGCTCCGCTGGTCTCAACCAGAGGCTGCGCCCCAAAGTGCGGTGCGGTGGCGATAAAGCGCTGGGCGAGGTCTGCGGCCACCCCATCCGTGGGATCATACAGGAGCCCCCAGGGGCCTTGCCCCAGTAAACTGGTCCCCTGTTGCAAGGCGGCAGCCAGGGGCGCCGGGGTAGAGATGCCGGTGACGTTCTCCTGGTGAATCTCGGGATGGGCTGGTTCATAGGCGGCTCCGGTAAAATACGGATTGGCCACCAGCCCAAAGACCACCGGCGCCTTTTTCACCACCGGGGCCACCAGGAGCAGAGCCGGGGTGCCCAGCACGATAAGGAGCCGGGGTTGACGTGCCCGCAGGAGGTGCAGGGTTTCTTTACCTTCGGGTCCGAACTCCGGGACAAAGACCACTTCTCCGGGAGTCGCCGCCAGCTTCGCCT
Encoded here:
- a CDS encoding pitrilysin family protein yields the protein MTPSRNFDPAAWQPEITMEHFTLGNGLTLFVLPDHRLPIVSLQIHYKVGSRYELPGITGISHLFEHLMFRGTETLGPEEFSRLLQAKGGEINAFTTRDHTSYFENLPAEHLELGLELEADRLLHLKLDDDTFQPERQVVISERKLRSVDSPFGLVEEQLCATAYTQHPYNWPVVGWNQDLHRMTLDDCLAYYRSHYHPAKITIVIAGNVEPARALDLVEKYFGQIPAPPAAPEPQVVEPPQRGERRAVVKKVSQVEALLAGFHIVGIDHPDLYPLNLLAVILSGGKASRFHQEFVRVGKAIALEVELAPLPFSAQDPDLLVITAVATPGRPLPELEQELWAAIDKLREDGVSPMELARAKKLVRSQAVRSLAHNFFRGLLVGLFHLKTGDATLANQILSSLEAVTADDIRRVARTYLREDNRTVVVLQPVTSEESEALGPLT
- a CDS encoding ABC transporter substrate binding protein, which produces MVYLALLVAWGCGPGPEAPIVIFCSPDSPRMRQAVAGVQAKLAATPGEVVFVPEFGPEGKETLHLLRARQPRLLIVLGTPALLLVAPVVKKAPVVFGLVANPYFTGAAYEPAHPEIHQENVTGISTPAPLAAALQQGTSLLGQGPWGLLYDPTDGVAADLAQRFIATAPHFGAQPLVETSGAAATDGPGLTQLIKRGARVIYLPPAASAKRYAPLILDWGRQMKVRVVSSLPEGSHQGAALWVAVDYHRLGEDIGDMARRVLAGEKPQTIPIVEKIPINVEVDETLLRKWSGYPGKSSVQ